Genomic window (Mya arenaria isolate MELC-2E11 chromosome 16, ASM2691426v1):
atcacaaaaaaaatatcaaagtaataTTTGACTGTATGGAAAGAAAACTATCTTTATTTCAATGTGACCGTGAGCATATGATGATATATTATCATCAGAATTTTCACTTGACAACTAGAAATGTTCAACTAAGGAATctaactattattttttattattaatttttactATTTGTTCACAATAATTCacatttcattttgcaaaaaaaaacaatgagtCAAAACAGTAAGTACATACAACAATTTGCTGaataatatcttcaaataatgttgttgtttttcagataGAATTGATCTTTGCCCATACAAGTTTCTATCTGAGGTACACGCAAATATTCAGAACAAAGTGTTTAGGCAGTACATGAGATATTGCTATGAACTGCGGCTAAAGACCGGAACTTGGCCCGATGGTAAGAACTGTATTCCCAAAAAATTAACGATATCCGTTGTCTTGAATACAAATGGCCATAGCTAATTACATagtatcaatattaacataaattggTTTCACATAGCACAAAGGTGTCCTTAATTTTATGTATCATGTTCCAGCGTCAAAGGATTGTTCGGAGCGGGGAGGAATGTTGGTGGTTATAACAGATCCGCACGTGCAGTCACTCGTCCATGCCCTTGTTAATAACCTTCAGCCGCCCGCTGATATCTGGCTTGGTTTTTCCGATAGAGACGAAGAAGGTGTATGGCGATGGGTGGATGGTAACTATAAGTGGGGTGCTAGATGTAGTTTTATGAATGTAAGAGAGTACGTAGGGGCGGATTCATGATTTGACGTTAGAGCTTATACTTTGGGGCGTAACGTTTTCACTTGCGCTGCTCAATCAGAACCGAGAATTATTTCTAAAAAGGGTTAGCCGCAGGGTTTTGAGGTAGTccccttattttttttaacaattttcatttcCAAAATTATGCATATTGGCATGACCACACGTACATGTCATAGATGCAGTTGAGTTTTAAATCGTttgataacttattttttacacGTTCCTGTAGAATCGCTGTAATAATCTTTGAATAATTTACTATTCTCGTGCTGTCTTATATGTAATACTaaacttgtacaaaatacacattCTCAAGTACACATTATACAGGTAGAAGTGGTGTTTTGAAACTTTTCTATTGAAAGAACCGATTCATCATTCTAATATCCTCcgcagttatttccctttggaTATATAAGAGCACTagagatgtttgtaaaacatcaaTGTCCCTATCCCTCCAACCCCGATAGCAAATAATAAGTCATTTCGCACTTAATGTCTGCAGGATAATTTAAGGTCTTAATACACCTTTCCacttaaacctttttttaacaCAAACTACAGGCTGTTTCACGTACGCGGTGTGAATCTGTTTAAAACATGCTTTCTTCCCCAATTTGCAACGGcaaaaacgacaatgaacacCATAGAACGGTAAGCGAGATGGGTGGAATACGAGTGTTGGGGATAGGGGGAATACGAGTTTACTGTGGggaacacgagtctactggcgggggggggggtgctaAAACTAGTTGATATACGCTtacacttgtcccaacatttataaaaaaatacaaaataaaaattgtaagcCTCGGGCCAAGCATAACGTGCGGATAGCTATACTTGGTTTTCCAGGACACACTGTACATGGATATAAGGAATTGTGTATCCATGCTTCTGGGGTAGGTGGAAGCAGGTTAGATACCAGACTGTATTACTTTTTTAGTTTCCATATATTTACTAAACCACAAAATATAAGTTCAGGACTTAAATGTAAGCTACACCAAATTGGACCTACTGACTACATGATAAACTCTGCGTTACTTGATTAAAGCACTAGCAActtaaaaagcatattttcttCCTTAACATTTTTCCGGTCAGCGAACTAGtctagtctaaaataaaagACGTGTTGAATGGGATTCTTCTTCTTATCCCTAGAGTCTAAACAGTGATGTGCAAAAACAGGGTGGGggttgaaaatattgaaacagtATTTAGAGAagtaattttttgtttgaaatagattataagtttttatatacatattttacccTATAAGTGCAAAGATAGTTCGAAAAAACACAAgcttttaatgcatttaaacacaggATTTacatttccaataaaacgaaacttaaccgacacagacaacaattaagCCCATCGTTAAACCTCGGCCACCTCTGACacgcttcgagatagacctcgtaaatacactcgtaacaactcggccatctccgatgtgttccgattgttgtaaaattgagaaccgcagccttgcaggtgccctcaTGTATTTATATAGTTATGTTTGGacaatatgaaatgaaaaagcacataaaactcataattattAGGATTTTTATTTCGTGTGTGAATggaactaaaataaaatatcattatctggtaatgtttcttgtttttatgatattttattgacacaATATGGTTAAACCCGGAATCCCGACCGGATTAAGTACCCACTTTTGGTGCAACTAAATATGTACGTGGAGGATTTGCCATACCAAGACTCGTAAAagaaatccgtcaacgtacattATTGTGACTACCAACTAGTCACACTAGGTGTACTCACAAAGACTAGTTGGATTATGGACAATAGCACTGTTAGCTGGAGATGAAATCTTGAGCAATAGGTTGTATATAGAAGGTCTTAAACTAGACCTTAAAAGAGGcttctacatgtatgtacagcACCGTCTTTCTTTCAGGTCAGCCAACTAGTTACACTAACTGGACACCCATAGATCCCGTATACAACGACATTAAGGATTGCGCCATCATGAGCCACGACTCCGGTAGTTGGATGCAGGCGGAGTGTAGTTTCTATATGCTACATACGGAACGTCTTTCATGGGTCTGCCAGTACGGTGCgtagtgtgtgtatacaattataattatatggatACATGACCACGGTGGAGCGAACGCCCACGTTGATTTGTCAGTCAGTAGTTTTGTCGAACACTGGTTTTTACTTATATCCTTACCCTTCTCACACATCAGAAAACGTATCTCGGGCAATTCTAAACTGAGAAAAGCCAAGCATTCATTCAGGCTGCTGTTGATATATACACTTTTCCTCGAACCTATATGTCCTTCAGAACGGTAGCAAAGGACAaccaatttgttttgttcagaTTTTTTCTATCATAATATATGTGTACTTTCTTTTACAGGCATCTAGCGATGAGTGCAGTGTTGGCACCGTTCCAGAACATCAAATACGTGTACTATTTTATTGGAATCTAGTGATACATCAGAGTTGACACCGTTACTGACAGTTAAATATGTGTACTGTTTTCTTTGGCATCTAGTGCCGAATGACAAATTAGCCTTCACACCGTTATAGAccgtaaaatatatgttttgtttcttttacagCTATACATTAGCGTTGACACCAATCTAGAGTGGATAGCTATGTTAAAGGATTCAagctttaaactaaaaaaaatatcttgctGTTTCTGTGTGCATATGTCTGTGATAGAGCGTAATAAATGCATAGTAAACATGATTAAAGCAAGTTTCTGTAAGTCATGTACACACAATTATGAAGTATCTTTTATCTCGTTTTGATAGTACTCATTGTCCATTTGtacaatatacaaacaaaagatGGGGTCATTCATTCACACAAATATGCAATCTGCAAGGGCGAGGACAATTACAAGACAGCGCAGGCTCGGAATTAGGCAGACCAACAACAATTATATTTGCATAAACATAAAGGTTAAATTTAATtgagaaaaattaaaaaaatgttttgttataataaatgatttattaacttttctgtcaaaaacagtttcattcaaattttgTGTTTTACTTCATGTCCTTGTTATTCTTTATATTGTATTCGCCTATCTGCCTTTGTTGGTCTTTCTTGTGATTGCGAATACAAATTTATTCttacgttgttgttgttttgtgttatgttattaaaatgtgtgttatatttcctacTTGTAGTAATATTATCACtaagtatttttattaaattcattttattttccaCTCATAACGCAGTGTGTaacaaaactgttaaataataacACAACGGTTAAATTCAGTTTcacactgataacaacattTACTAAAAAAGGAATTACTCTACAATGAAAATTACACGGACAAGACCAGTAGCAAAACAATTAATGATGGCATGATGGCTTGAGAAACGACAAATATCAAAACAGCAGATGCATTGTGTAAGAATGTACGTTCCTTAACGTGTTAAACCCCCAGTAAGTTGCTGTGTCGCTGACCGTTGTAAAACGGTAACCCCagtatgtttaaatgaatatagtTTGATGTGTGTTTGATCGGTCAGTGTTGctatttataatatgtgtcaCTCTTTTAGCTTAATTTGGACTGTAATCTTGTTCCTTTGAACAAGGGCTTCGTAAATGCTGGTATAAGTTAATTCATGTGGTTTTACTTCATTAACATTTTCTGAAATCAAAAAGGTTACAATACGGAATGTAACTATTACTTTTGAATTGCAAactccatatatatatattttatttttcaaaatcacagCACAGTCCCAGGACGGCTGTTTTCCTTTACGTACACGTAAGCATGATTTAACCTTTCCATTCAAATTACGCCACTTTACGAAATAAGTAGTTCGTTTAGGACAGCCAACATGCGTAACACCTGTTTACAGGATACATTTCGTGTTAAGAATAGTCAGTGCTCTGCAGTTGTAATTGTGCTCTGACAAAGAACAGAATGGCCATCATTAAACATTATCTGCAACTTGATGAGCACTCAACATGCAGAACTCAATTAATTTTGAACTTTTATAAAGGTGGATAAGGCAGTCGAGCATAGTAGCAGCTATACATTGAATACGACACCTGACAAATTTGGAGTTGTTGGAGACTTGAACTATCAACCATTTGATACCTAAATTCTTCTTCTTCAGAAGTTATTTTCGGAAATGAAACAGTGATGAAATACCATATAcgataaatatatgtttacaatgatGCCGACACTGAAGAACACGTGTGTCAGGATGTTTCATTCGCCACTTGAATACTAGCACTTTAGAAATGATGTCTACTTTTTATTAGTATAGTTTaacattgtgttttaaaatgtcatatatagTGTCTTGCATGTGTTGTCAAGCTTCTGTTGTCCTAATCGTTGTCGTAGAGTTGTTGATGTTTGCTACCAGGTATGTTCCtgttttatattaatgaaattatttaggCAATGCATATATAGTCGAAACCTATAAGCTTTACATTGCTTGTCTTGATTTCCTCGTTTGCTCAAACTTGTTGTAAAAGACCGTTTTTATtctatgtaagcattcccgcttgggtCGATATGCgtgaggctcgaagtattttggctaGTCCCTCGGATATcaagccaacgggtttcgactgtacacTTAAATGCACAAAACAGTTGTCAATTTCTGTAGGACATTAATAAATCAGAAATCGCTAGTTATTTTTACgctttttaaattgaaacagtTTTGTTAGTAATGTGCATGCTTCTTTTATTCCTAATCGTGTCATTGAGAACAGTTAAAAGGAACGCATAATAGTTTTATGCAACCACAGTAGTGTGATGCCGATGAACTCATGCTTGACTTGTcaattttttaataacttttaacctaacatatttaaaacaaatgatcagatttatcaaaggcaTCACTCCTACCAAGCGATCTCGCATGAAATAACTATGAATGCATGCAGTTTTACAATGTCAAACTGTACCGGTCATATGATACCAAAGAAGTGCATTCCTATCAACCTTCTGAGAATGCAGCTAGGTGGCAACAAACTTCTCCTGTCTAAAAACGCCAAATATTGCTGATGTATTTATCTGTTCACAAATCATAAGTccaatgatttaaacataacaataaagcattaaaataaaaaaatagtttttgcaTGAGTCTATATTGTTCATCTTTAAAGATTTGAAGTGTATGATCAGTTCAGTTGGATATGCATCTACGTTATAAACCGATCGTCATAAATACGTATTcgttataattttcaaaataatactcTACTAAAcgtatataagtatataaattatataaaataacttcttagcatgttttattcttatttaaatcgTATTGTTATTCTATTGGATATCAAAGTTTAAGACAAGAAGGACAACATTCAGTATTAAGCCAGTAAAAAAAGGTCAACTGTATTAAGTATTTCGACACTAGTTGAATCTGCTTTGTGTATTACTTGTTGTTAAATGTGCTCTGTGTATAACTCGTTGTTAAATCTGCTTTGTGTATTACTCGTTATTCAATCAGCTTTGTTTATTACTCGTGGTTAAATCGTCTCTGTCTTTTACTCGGTGCTAAATCTGATCTGTATATTACTCGTTATAGAATCTGCTTTGTGCATTACTCGTTATTGAATCTGCTTTGTGCATTACTCGTTGTTGAATCTACTCTACGTATTGCTCGTTATTGAATCTACTCTGTGTATTACTCGTTGTTGAATCTACTCTGCGTATTGCTCGTTATTGAATCTACTATGTGTATTACTCGTTGTTGAATCTACTCTGTGTAAAACTCGTTGTTGAATCTACTCTGTGTATAACTCGTTGTTGAATCTACTCTGTGTATTACTCGTTATTGAATCTACTCTGTGTATTACTCGTTGTTGAATCGACTCTGTGTATTACTCGTTGTTGAATCTACTCTGTGTATAACTCGTTGTTGAATCTACTCTGTGTATTACTCGTTATTGAATCTACTCTGCGTATTGCTCGTTATTGAATCTACTATGTGTATTACTCGTTGTTGAATCTACTCTGTGTAAAACTCGTTGTTGAATCTACTCTGTGTATAACTCGTTGTTGAATCTACTCTGTGTATTACTCGTTATTGAATCTACTCTGTGTATTACTCGTTGTTGAATCGACTCTGTGTATTACTCGTTGTTGAATCTACTCTGTGTATAACTCGTTGTTGAATCTACTCTGGGTATTATTCGTTGTTGAATCTACTCTGTGTATAACTCGTTGTTGAATCTACTCTCTGTATTACTCGTTATTGAATCTACTCTGAGTTTTACTCGTAATTGAATCTACTCTGTGTAAAACTCGTTGTTGAATCTACTCTGTGTATAGCTCGTTGTTGAATCTACTCTGTGTATTACTCGTTATTGAATCTACTCTGTGTTTTACTCGCAACTGAATCTACTCTGTGTAAAACTCGTTATTGAATCTACTCTGTGTATAACTCCTTGTTGAATCTACTCTGTGTATTGCTCGTTATTGAATCTACTCTGTGTATTACTCTTTGTTGAATCTACTCTGTGTATAACTCGTTGTTGAATCTACTCTGTGTATTACTCGTTATTGAATCTACTCTGTGTTTTACTCGTAATTGAATCTACTCTGTGTATAACTCGTTGTTGAATCTACTCTGTGTATAACTCGTTGTTGAATTTACTATGTGTATTGCTCGTTATTGAATCTACTCCGTGTATAACTCGTTGTTCAATCTACTCTGTATATTACTCGTTGTTCAATCTACTCTGGGTATTACTCGTTGTTGAATCTACTCTGTGCATAACTCTTTGTTGAATCTTCTCCGTATATTACGCGTTTTTAAATCTACTCTGTATATTAATCGTTGGTGaatcttgtttttatttcactcgttGTTTAATCTGCTTTGTGTACTACTTGACGTTTAATCTTTTTGTATTACTCGTTGTTAAAAATGCTTTGTGTTTTTCTTGTTGTTAAATCTGTTCTGTGTTTAACTCGTTGTGGAATCTCCGTTTTGTATTACTTGTTAGGTTTGCGGTATCTGGCTGAACAGACATCTCGTCGTCACAACAACACGCTACGTATCGATCTGGTATCCGCCAATGGAACGAGGGGGTATGACGTGTACG
Coding sequences:
- the LOC128221033 gene encoding macrophage mannose receptor 1-like: MYTLLTVVYCVAFWALVTGDYDCICNYNVEATIHSSPAEGQPIGYMYEFDCKPLISIGKPPGWGLVAFEHKAGYLAIDANIDVLMCPGSPSDGDVVYRIDLCPYKFLSEVHANIQNKVFRQYMRYCYELRLKTGTWPDASKDCSERGGMLVVITDPHVQSLVHALVNNLQPPADIWLGFSDRDEEGVWRWVDGQPTSYTNWTPIDPVYNDIKDCAIMSHDSGSWMQAECSFYMLHTERLSWVCQYGI